The nucleotide window GTGCGCCCGGCGGGGCGCTTCTAAGCGAACGCTCAGTCGGTCGCCGATTGTTCCAGACGGACCACGACGGACTTGCTGGCGGGTGTGTTGCTGGTGTCGGCGGTGGCGTCCAGCGGCACCAGGACGTTCGTCTCCGGGTAGTACGCGGCGGCGCAGCCCCGGGCCGTCGGGTAGTGCACGATCCGAAAACCCGCCGCACGGCGCTCCACCCCGTCCTTCCACTCGCTGACCAGGTCGGCGTACGAGCCGTCGGCGAGGCCCAGCCCGCGGGCGTCCTCCGGGTTGACCAGCACCACCCGGCGACCGTTCCTGATGCCCCGGTAGCGGTCGTCGAGGCCGTAGATCGTGGTGTTGTACTGGTCGTGCGAGCGCAGGGTCTGCAGCAGCAGGCGGCCCTCGGGCAGCTTCGGGTGCTCGACGGGCGCGGCGGTGAAGTTGGCCTTGCCGGTGGCCGTCGGGAAGCGGCGCTCGTCGCGCGGGGCGTGGGGGAGGGCGAAGCCCGCCGGGTCGGCCACCTTGGCGTTGAAGTCCTCGAAGCCCGGGACGACGCGCGCGATGCGGTCACGGACCGTCGCGTAGTCCTTCTCGAACTCCTCCCAGGGCGTGCGGGACCCCTCGCCGAGGACCCGGCGCGCGAGCCGGCACACGATGGCCGGCTCGGACAGCAGATGCCCGCTCGCGGGCTCCAGACGGCCGCGTGAGGCGTGCACCATGCCCATGGAGTCCTCGACGGTCACGAACTGCTCGCCGCCGCCCTGGAGATCGCGCTCGGTACGTCCCAGGGTGGGCAGGATCAGGGCACGCGCGCCCGTGACGACGTGCGAGCGGTTGAGCTTCGTCGACACGTGCACGGTGAGGCGGGCACGGCGCATGGCCGCCTCGGTGACCTCGGTGTCGGGGGACGCCGACACGAAGTTGCCGCCCATCGCGAAGAAGACCTTGGCCCTGTCGTCGCGCATCGCGCGGATGGCCCGGACGACGTCGTGGCCGTGCCCGCGCGGCGGGGCGAAGCCGAACTCCTTCTCCAGGGCGTCCAGGAAGGCCGGCGCGGGGCGCTCGAAGATGCCCATGGTGCGGTCGCCCTGCACGTTCGAGTGACCGCGCACCGGGCACACGCCCGCGCCGGGACGGCCTATGTTGCCGCGCAGCAGCAGGAAGTTGACGACCTCGCGGATCGTCGGCACCGAGTGCTTGTGCTGGGTGAGGCCCATCGCCCAGCACACGATGGTGCGCTTCGAGGCGAGGACCATGCCGAGCGCCTCGTCGATCAGCTCGCGCGTGAGGCCCGTGGCGGTGAGCGTCTCCTCCCAGTCGGCGGCGCGGGCCGCCTCGGCGAACTCCTCGTAGCCGTGGGTGTGCTCGTCGACGAACGCCGTGTCGACGGCACCCTCGGTCTCGAGGATCAGTTTGTTCAGGAGGCGGAAGAGGGCCTGGTCGCCGCCGATGCGGATCTGCAGGAACAGATCGGTGAGGGCGGCGCCCTTGATCATGCCCTGCGGGGTCTGCGGGTTCTTGAAGCGCTCCATGCCCGCCTCGGGCAGCGGGTTCACCGTGATGATCCGCGCGCCGTTGCTCTTCGCCTTCTCCAGGGCGGAGAGCATGCGCGGGTGGTTGGTGCCCGGATTCTGCCCGGCGACGATGATCAGGTCCGCCCGGTAGAGGTCGTCCAGGAGGACGCTGCCCTTGCCGACGCCGATCGTCTCGTTCAGCGCCGAGCCCGACGACTCGTGGCACATGTTGGAGCAGTCGGGGAGGTTGTTCGTGCCGAACTCGCGGGCGAACAGCTGGTAGAGGAACGCCGCCTCGTTGCTGGTGCGGCCCGAGGTGTAGAACAGCGCCTCGTCCGGGGAGGCGAGGGCGGTGAGCTCCTCGGCGACGATGTCGAAGGCGCGCTCCCAGGACACCGGCTCGTAGCGGTCGGCGCCCTCGGCGAGGTACATGGGGTGGGTGAGGCGGCCCTGCTGGCCCAGCCAGTAGCCGCTGCGGGTCGCGAGGTCGGCGACCGGGTGCGCGGCGAAGAAGTCGGGGGTCACGCGGCGCAGGGTGGCCTCCTCCGCGACCGCCTTCGCGCCGTTCTCGCAGAACTCCGCCGTGTGCCGGTGCTCCGGCTCGGGCCAGGCGCAGCCCGGGCAGTCGAAGCCGTCCTTCTGGTTGACCCGCAGCAGCGTCAGCGCCGTGCGCTTCACACCCATCTGCCGCTGGGCGATGCGCAGGGTGTGGCCGATGGCGGGCAGCCCGGCCGCGGCGTGCTTCGGCTCGGCGACCTGCGGCGCGTCCTGGACCGGATCACTCTGGGGCGGCTTGCCGGCCATCTCGGCCTCCTCTTCGGGCACACGTGTGAGGTACGTCCGCGATCCTCCCACGTGGTACCCGCACCGATCGTGCCCCGGTACGGGGAACGACCGCGGACGCTCCGCCCGGCGGCGGACGGGAGCACCCGACCGCGGACGGCGGGGCGGGACCGACTGTCGGTGGGGCGTGGCAGGATCGGGGTGTGGCAGAGACAGGATCGAAGAAGACCGAGAAGACCTCCGGCCGGGCACGTCCGCGGCTGATGCTCATGGACGGGCACTCACTGGCCTACCGGGCGTTCTTCGCGCTGCCCGTGGAGAACTTCACGACGGCGACGGGCCAGCCGACGAACGCGATCTACGGCTTCGCGTCGATGCTCGCCAACACGCTGCGCGACGAGGCGCCCACGCACTTCGCGGTGGCGTTCGACGTCTCCCGCAAGACGTGGCGCTCCGAGGAGTTCCCGGAGTACAAGGCGAACAGGTCGAAGACCCCGGACGAGTTCAAGGGCCAGGTCGAGCTGATCGGCGAGCTGCTGGACGCGATGCACGCCGAGCGGTTCGCCGTCGACGGCTTCGAGGCGGACGACATCATCGCCACGCTCGCCACGCAGGCCGAGGCCGAGGGCTTCGACGTACTGATCGTCACCGGTGACCGTGACTCCTTCCAGCTGGTCTCCGAGCACACCACCGTGCTCTACCCCACCAAGGGCGTCTCCGAGCTGACCCGGTTCACCCCCGAGAAGGTCTTCGAGAAGTACGGCCTCACGCCCGCCCAGTACCCCGACTTCGCGGCCCTGCGCGGCGACCCGTCCGACAACCTGCCGGGCATCCCCGGCGTCGGCGAGAAGACCGCCGCGAAGTGGATCAACCAGTTCGGTTCGTTCGCGGAACTGGTCGAGCGCGCCGAGGAGGTCAAGGGCAAGGCCGGGCAGAACTTCCGCGACCACCTGGAGTCGGTCCAGCTCAACCGCCGCCTCACCGAGATGGTGCGCGACGTCGAGCTGCCCAAGGAGGTCCCCGCCCTGGAGCGCGCCCCGTACGACCGCACGGCCGTCGCGATGGTCCTGGACACCCTGGAGATCCGCAACCCCTCGCTGCGCGAGCGGCTGCTGGCCGTCGACCCCGGGACGCAGGAGGCCGAGGACGCCGCGCCGGTCGCCGCGGGAGTGGCCGTGGACGGCACGGTCCTCGAGGCGGGTGAGCTGGCTCCCTGGCTCGCCGAGCACGGCACGACGGTCCTCGGTGTGGCCACGGTCGACACCTGGGCGCTGGGCACCGGATCGGTCGCCGAGATCGCGCTCGCCGCGGCCGACGGGGCCGCCGCGTGGTTCGACCCGTCGACGCTCGACGAGGGCGACGAGAACGCGTTCGCGCACTGGATCGCCGACGCCGGCAGCCCCAAGGTGCTGCACAACGCCAAGGCCGTCATGCGGGTCTTCGCCGAGCACGGCTGGCGGGTCGGGGGCATCGCCATGGACACCGCCCTCGCCGCCTACCTCGTCAAGCCGGGGCGCCGCTCCTTCGACCTGGACGCGCTGTCCCTGGAGTACCTCGGCCGGGAGCTGGCGCCCGCCGCGACCGCCGACGGGCAGCTCGCCTTCGGCGCGGACGAGGGCGCCGAGGCCGACGCGCTGATGGTGCAGGCCCGCGCCATCCTCGACCTGGGCGAAGCCTTCGGGGAGCGGCTGCGGGAGGTCGGCGCGGCCGACCTGCTCCAGGACATGGAGCTGCCCACCTCCGAGCTGCTCGCCCGTCTGGAGCGGCACGGCATCGCCGCGGACAGGGCGCACCTGGAGGCCATGGAGCAGATGTTCGCCGGCGCCGTCCAGCAGGCCGTGAAGGAGGCGCACGCGGCCGCCGGGCACGAGTTCAACCTCGGCTCGCCCAAGCAGCTCCAGGAGGTCCTCTTCGGTGAGCTGGGCCTGCCGAAGACGAAGAAGACGAAGACCGGCTACACGACGGACGCCGACGCGCTGGCCTGGCTCGCCGCCCAGACCGACAACGAACTGCCCGTCGTCATGCTGCGCCACCGCGAGCAGGCGAAGCTGCGGGTCACCGTCGAGGGCCTGATCAAGACGATCGCCGCGGACGGCCGCATCCACACCACCTTCCACCAGACGGTGGCCGCGACGGGCCGCCTCTCGTCGCAGGACCCGAACCTGCAGAACATCCCGGTCCGCACCGAGGAGGGCCGCGCGATCCGGCGCGGCTTCGTGGTCGGCGAGGGCTTCGAGTCCCTCATGACCGCCGACTACAGCCAGATCGAGCTGCGGGTGATGGCCCATCTGTCCGAGGACGAAGGACTGCTGGCGGCCTTCACCTCCGGCGAGGACCTGCACACCACCGTCGCCTCCCAGGTGTTCTCGGTGGAGCGCGACGCCGTCGACGCGGAGATGCGCCGCAAGATCAAGGCGATGTCGTACGGGCTGGCCTACGGTCTGTCGGCCTTCGGCCTGTCCCAGCAGCTCAACATCGACGCGGGCGAGGCACGTGGCCTGATGGACACGTACTTCGAGCGCTTCGGAGGAGTACGGGACTATCTGCGCCGGGCGGTCGACGAGGCACGGGCCACCGGTTACACGGCGACGCTCTTCGGGCGCCGCCGCTACCTCCCCGACCTCAACAGCGACAACCGGCAGCGGCGGGAGGCGGCCGAGCGGATGGCGCTGAACGCGCCGATCCAGGGCACGGCGGCCGACATCGTCAAGATCGCGATGCTGCACGTGGACCGGGCGCTGCGCGAGGCCGGTCTCACGTCCCGGATGCTCCTCCAGGTCCACGACGAAATCGTCCTGGAGATCGCTCCGGGGGAGCGGGCGCGGGTGGAGGAGCTGGTCCGCCGGGAGATGGCCGGCGCCGTGCGGCTCCGGGCCCCGCTGGACGTCTCGGTGGGGGCGGGCAGGGACTGGGAGTCGGCGGCCCACTAGCCCCACCGGGCCGCCGGGGGCTGGCCGCAGCCATGGAACCGGCCTCGGCCCCACCTACCCAGGGGCGCGGGGAACTGCGCGCTCAGCCCCCGGCGGCCCGCAGCCATGGAACCGGCCTCGGCCCCACCTACCCGGGGGCGCGGGGAACTGCGCGCTGAGCCACACGCGGCCCGCAGCCGGAGAAGTGGCCCCGTCACCCGCGTGGCCCCCGACCGGGAGCCCCCGGCGGGACCCGCGCGGAGGATGCGGGCATGGGTCCTCACATACGGAACACGCGGCGCACGCGGTACGTACCGTACGTACGACACCGCCGCACCGCACTCACCGCAACTCTCACCTCACTGCTCCCCGCGCGGAGCCCCGTCCGGGCCCCCGCCCCCGTCCCCGCCACCTCGCCGGCCGCCGCCAGTCCCAGATTCCCGGCCCGCGGCGCGACCGGACGCATCCTGGCCGGCACCCTTGAGCGGACCGGACGGACAGCGGCCACCAGTCACCGCTTCCTCCCCGACGACCCCACCGACTCCGTCACCTGCCACGCCCCGCACACCCCGGGCCCCGGCCCCACCGTCCGCTAGCTCACCGCGCAACGGTGCGGCTCGGCTCCGCACGGGGCCCCGCCGGGCCGGGACCGACCGGAGCCGGACGCCCCACCCTGACCGCCACGGCGTACACGGCGAACCCGACGGCCAGCCCCGCCCCCGCCCCGAAGCACACGGTGGGAATCAGCTCCCAGGGCTCGGCCCGCGACCCCCAGTGGTCCCACCAGCGGGTGGCCCGCTGCACGGCCGCCGCCACCGCGCAGACCCCGATCAGCGCACCCGCCGACCAGCGGTCGCGCGCCGGGAGGACCGGCACCCCCAGGGGCTCCGCGTCCCGCTGCCGCCGCAGGGCCACCACCAGGAACGTGGCGATCACGACGGCCGACAGCGCCGAACCGCCGTACTGCAGGTACCAGTACAGAGGCGACCCCGCGACGTCCTGCCCCAGGACGGGGAAGATCCGCATCCCCCACCGGTCGGGGTGCGTGAACGCGTCCCACCCGACATGGGTCAGCCCACCCAGCACCGCGGACACGTACCACCACAGGGCGAGCGCCGGGCGGACGCGGGCGCGCGGCGCACCGCAGCGCAGGAGGGCACCGATCCGTCCCTGCCGGCTCCGCGGCAGCAGCGCCACCAGCGGTTCGCGCAGCACCAGCCAGGCGCCCACGAGCGCCCAGGCGACCAGGACGTCGAACGTGAACACCCCGGGGAGGGAGTGCGTGAACCCTCCGAACTCCATGGCCCGCGGCAGTACACTCGCCGCGTAATAGGTCATGTCGGGCGCGAACGAACCGGCGACCAGCACGGCCGGGACCAGGCGGCCGCGTCCGGACCCGTCCGCGCGCACCGCGGGCAGGACGGCCGCGGCATGGCTGAGGGTGAACGGCAACGGGGCCCCCTGCGAACGGCGTTGAACGGTGTTGAGCGGCGTTGACCGGACCCGGCGACTCCGGCTGTTCGCCGGGCGGTCCTGTCATCCTTTGATCCTGACGTCCGGCGCGGAGAAACGGTTCCCGGCTCCCCGGCATGCCGGGGAGCGGCCCGGGCAGGACAAACGGGATATGGCCAACCGGTGAAGACCGGGTACGAACAGGTGTTGGGGCGGAGGAAGTTGTCGTAGGGTCGCCTGGGTCGTCGTACTGGGGAGTGCGGCCGCACGGCACCGGACGGCGGCACGGCACCGGACAGCAGGAGAAGGCGCGGGGCAACGGGCGATCGCCCACGGGAGGGGTTCACGCAATGGCGGCGCAATTCGGCAGGCGGGTCGTCAAGGGAGCGGCGACGACCGCTGTGGCCGCGCTCGCGGTCGCGGCACTGTCCGCATCCCAGGCACCGGGCGTCACGGACACCACCCAGGGCAGAGAGAGCGCCAACTCGCAGCCCTCGCCCGACGCGAAGACCGGCGACAGCGCGACCGGCAACTCGCCCTACTACACCGACCTGCCGCCGCTCAACACCCCGACGCCGTTGCCGAGCGCGAGCAGTGGCGGCCCCGGCGCCGCGGGCGATGCCGAGGCGGGCATACCCGCGACCGTCCTGGACGCCTACAAGAAGGCCGAGGCGTCGCTGGCCGGGTCCAAGCCCGGGTGCAAGCTCCCCTGGCAGCTCCTCGCGGCCATCGGCAAGGTCGAGTCCGGGCACGCCCGCGGCGGCCGCGTCGACGCGAACGGCACCACGACCAGTCCGATCCTCGGCCCGGTTCTCAACGGCATCGGCTTCGCGCGGATCACCGACACCGACGGCGGCGCGTACGACGGCGACACCACGCACGACCGCGCCGTCGGCCCGATGCAGTTCATCCCCTCCACCTGGGAGTGGTCGGGCCGCGACGGCAACGGTGACGGCAGGAAGGACCCGAACAACGTCTACGACGCGGCCCTCGCGGCCGGGCACTACCTGTGCCGGTTCGGCTGGGACCTGTCCGACAGCGGCGACCTCCGGCGCGCCATCCTCAGCTACAACAACTCGACGGACTACCTGAACACGGTCCTGTCGTGGGTGGAGTACTACCGCAAGGGCACCCACGAGGTCCCGGACGGCACGGGCACGCTGCCCTCCGGCCGCAGCGACGGCAGCACCGGCACCGGCAACGGCGGGACGGTCACCACCCCGCGGACCCCGCAGACCCCGCCGGCCTCGACA belongs to Streptomyces sp. V3I8 and includes:
- a CDS encoding FdhF/YdeP family oxidoreductase — protein: MAGKPPQSDPVQDAPQVAEPKHAAAGLPAIGHTLRIAQRQMGVKRTALTLLRVNQKDGFDCPGCAWPEPEHRHTAEFCENGAKAVAEEATLRRVTPDFFAAHPVADLATRSGYWLGQQGRLTHPMYLAEGADRYEPVSWERAFDIVAEELTALASPDEALFYTSGRTSNEAAFLYQLFAREFGTNNLPDCSNMCHESSGSALNETIGVGKGSVLLDDLYRADLIIVAGQNPGTNHPRMLSALEKAKSNGARIITVNPLPEAGMERFKNPQTPQGMIKGAALTDLFLQIRIGGDQALFRLLNKLILETEGAVDTAFVDEHTHGYEEFAEAARAADWEETLTATGLTRELIDEALGMVLASKRTIVCWAMGLTQHKHSVPTIREVVNFLLLRGNIGRPGAGVCPVRGHSNVQGDRTMGIFERPAPAFLDALEKEFGFAPPRGHGHDVVRAIRAMRDDRAKVFFAMGGNFVSASPDTEVTEAAMRRARLTVHVSTKLNRSHVVTGARALILPTLGRTERDLQGGGEQFVTVEDSMGMVHASRGRLEPASGHLLSEPAIVCRLARRVLGEGSRTPWEEFEKDYATVRDRIARVVPGFEDFNAKVADPAGFALPHAPRDERRFPTATGKANFTAAPVEHPKLPEGRLLLQTLRSHDQYNTTIYGLDDRYRGIRNGRRVVLVNPEDARGLGLADGSYADLVSEWKDGVERRAAGFRIVHYPTARGCAAAYYPETNVLVPLDATADTSNTPASKSVVVRLEQSATD
- the polA gene encoding DNA polymerase I, translated to MAETGSKKTEKTSGRARPRLMLMDGHSLAYRAFFALPVENFTTATGQPTNAIYGFASMLANTLRDEAPTHFAVAFDVSRKTWRSEEFPEYKANRSKTPDEFKGQVELIGELLDAMHAERFAVDGFEADDIIATLATQAEAEGFDVLIVTGDRDSFQLVSEHTTVLYPTKGVSELTRFTPEKVFEKYGLTPAQYPDFAALRGDPSDNLPGIPGVGEKTAAKWINQFGSFAELVERAEEVKGKAGQNFRDHLESVQLNRRLTEMVRDVELPKEVPALERAPYDRTAVAMVLDTLEIRNPSLRERLLAVDPGTQEAEDAAPVAAGVAVDGTVLEAGELAPWLAEHGTTVLGVATVDTWALGTGSVAEIALAAADGAAAWFDPSTLDEGDENAFAHWIADAGSPKVLHNAKAVMRVFAEHGWRVGGIAMDTALAAYLVKPGRRSFDLDALSLEYLGRELAPAATADGQLAFGADEGAEADALMVQARAILDLGEAFGERLREVGAADLLQDMELPTSELLARLERHGIAADRAHLEAMEQMFAGAVQQAVKEAHAAAGHEFNLGSPKQLQEVLFGELGLPKTKKTKTGYTTDADALAWLAAQTDNELPVVMLRHREQAKLRVTVEGLIKTIAADGRIHTTFHQTVAATGRLSSQDPNLQNIPVRTEEGRAIRRGFVVGEGFESLMTADYSQIELRVMAHLSEDEGLLAAFTSGEDLHTTVASQVFSVERDAVDAEMRRKIKAMSYGLAYGLSAFGLSQQLNIDAGEARGLMDTYFERFGGVRDYLRRAVDEARATGYTATLFGRRRYLPDLNSDNRQRREAAERMALNAPIQGTAADIVKIAMLHVDRALREAGLTSRMLLQVHDEIVLEIAPGERARVEELVRREMAGAVRLRAPLDVSVGAGRDWESAAH
- a CDS encoding DUF4184 family protein: MPFTLSHAAAVLPAVRADGSGRGRLVPAVLVAGSFAPDMTYYAASVLPRAMEFGGFTHSLPGVFTFDVLVAWALVGAWLVLREPLVALLPRSRQGRIGALLRCGAPRARVRPALALWWYVSAVLGGLTHVGWDAFTHPDRWGMRIFPVLGQDVAGSPLYWYLQYGGSALSAVVIATFLVVALRRQRDAEPLGVPVLPARDRWSAGALIGVCAVAAAVQRATRWWDHWGSRAEPWELIPTVCFGAGAGLAVGFAVYAVAVRVGRPAPVGPGPAGPRAEPSRTVAR
- a CDS encoding lytic transglycosylase domain-containing protein — its product is MAAQFGRRVVKGAATTAVAALAVAALSASQAPGVTDTTQGRESANSQPSPDAKTGDSATGNSPYYTDLPPLNTPTPLPSASSGGPGAAGDAEAGIPATVLDAYKKAEASLAGSKPGCKLPWQLLAAIGKVESGHARGGRVDANGTTTSPILGPVLNGIGFARITDTDGGAYDGDTTHDRAVGPMQFIPSTWEWSGRDGNGDGRKDPNNVYDAALAAGHYLCRFGWDLSDSGDLRRAILSYNNSTDYLNTVLSWVEYYRKGTHEVPDGTGTLPSGRSDGSTGTGNGGTVTTPRTPQTPPASTPPSSHTPGGGGSTSPEPKPPATTPPATTPPPTTPPASPAPTPTETVDHLEDAGTGKLTATAGDTFAEKISARAETKAGKAVGKVRVRFTVTGGTGTTFAGGESVATVVTNSSGVATAPALQAGEKTGGFTVRAAVVGRTVPGLDYAATVTARQADGLTRTTDTALTCVPGGAFADQVEVKATYKGAAAAGVAATATLVKAADDATENDKGPYFEDADGKAVRTLAGLETGEGGLLRLPKLYADGAAGTYLLRITTTGGATLTVELKVAAAAS